One segment of Streptomyces sp. NBC_01463 DNA contains the following:
- a CDS encoding acetolactate synthase large subunit — protein MPMTEQATGAHHPQPRARNGGSSTATVEHVTGAQSLIRSLEEVGADTVFGIPGGAILPAYDPMMDSQRVRHVLVRHEQGAGHAATGYAQATGKVGVCMATSGPGATNLVTPIADAYLDSVPIVAITGQVASAAIGTDAFQEADICGITMPVTKHNFLVTKAEDIPHTIAEAFHIASSGRPGPVLVDIAKDALQAKTTFSWPPVMDLPGYRPVTKPHAKQIREAAKLITQAKRPVLYVGGGVMKAGATAELKVLAELTGAPVTTTLMALGSFPDSHPLHVGMPGMHGAVTAVTALQKADLIVALGARFDDRVTGKLDSFAPYAKIVHADIDPAEIGKNRAADVPIVGDAREVIADLVQAVQAEHTEGHTGDYAAWWKDLNRWRDTYPVGYDLPEDGSLSPQQVIQRVGELAPPDTIFAAGVGQHQMWASHFIKYEQPATWLNSGGAGTMGYAVPAAMGAKAGMPDRTVWAIDGDGCFQMTNQELTTCALNNIPIKVAIINNGALGMVRQWQTLFYNQRYSNTVLHSGADTDGNAAKGTRVPDFVKLSEAMGCYAIRCEDPADLDKVIAEANSINDRPVVIDFIVHEDAMVWPMVAAGTSNDEVMAARGVRPDFGDNEDD, from the coding sequence ATGCCGATGACCGAGCAGGCCACCGGGGCCCACCATCCCCAGCCGCGGGCCCGTAACGGCGGATCGTCCACCGCCACCGTTGAGCACGTCACGGGTGCGCAGTCCCTCATCCGCTCCCTCGAGGAGGTGGGGGCCGACACGGTATTCGGCATTCCCGGCGGCGCCATCCTTCCGGCGTACGACCCGATGATGGACTCGCAGCGGGTCCGTCACGTGCTGGTCCGCCACGAGCAGGGCGCGGGCCACGCGGCCACCGGCTACGCACAGGCCACCGGCAAGGTCGGCGTCTGCATGGCCACCAGCGGCCCGGGCGCCACCAACCTGGTCACCCCGATCGCCGACGCGTACCTGGACTCGGTGCCGATCGTCGCGATCACCGGCCAGGTGGCCTCCGCCGCCATCGGCACCGACGCCTTCCAGGAAGCCGACATCTGCGGCATCACGATGCCGGTCACCAAGCACAACTTCCTGGTCACCAAGGCCGAGGACATCCCGCACACGATCGCCGAGGCCTTCCACATCGCCTCCTCCGGCCGTCCGGGACCCGTCCTGGTCGACATCGCCAAGGACGCGCTCCAGGCGAAGACCACCTTCAGCTGGCCGCCGGTGATGGACCTGCCGGGCTACCGCCCGGTGACCAAGCCGCACGCCAAGCAGATCCGCGAGGCCGCCAAGCTCATCACCCAGGCCAAGCGCCCGGTCCTGTATGTGGGCGGCGGCGTCATGAAGGCCGGGGCCACCGCCGAACTCAAGGTGCTGGCCGAGCTGACCGGAGCGCCCGTCACCACCACCCTGATGGCGCTCGGCTCCTTCCCCGACAGCCACCCGCTGCACGTGGGAATGCCCGGTATGCACGGTGCGGTCACCGCCGTCACCGCGCTGCAGAAGGCCGACCTGATCGTCGCCCTCGGCGCCCGCTTCGACGACCGGGTCACCGGCAAGCTGGACAGCTTCGCGCCGTACGCCAAGATCGTCCACGCCGACATCGACCCGGCGGAGATCGGCAAGAACCGCGCGGCCGACGTCCCGATCGTCGGTGACGCCCGCGAGGTCATCGCCGACCTCGTCCAGGCGGTCCAGGCCGAGCACACCGAGGGCCACACGGGCGACTACGCCGCCTGGTGGAAGGACCTCAACCGGTGGCGCGACACCTACCCGGTCGGCTACGACCTGCCGGAGGACGGCAGCCTCTCGCCGCAGCAGGTCATCCAGCGCGTCGGTGAACTGGCCCCGCCGGACACGATCTTCGCGGCGGGCGTCGGCCAGCACCAGATGTGGGCCTCGCACTTCATCAAGTACGAGCAGCCCGCCACCTGGCTGAACTCCGGCGGCGCGGGCACGATGGGCTACGCGGTCCCGGCCGCGATGGGCGCCAAGGCCGGCATGCCGGACCGCACGGTCTGGGCGATCGACGGCGACGGCTGCTTCCAGATGACCAATCAGGAACTCACCACCTGCGCGCTCAACAACATCCCGATCAAGGTCGCCATCATCAACAACGGCGCACTCGGGATGGTCCGCCAGTGGCAGACCCTGTTCTACAACCAGCGGTACTCCAACACCGTGCTGCACTCCGGCGCCGACACCGACGGCAACGCGGCGAAGGGCACCCGGGTGCCCGACTTCGTCAAGCTGTCCGAGGCCATGGGCTGCTACGCGATCCGCTGCGAGGACCCGGCCGACCTGGACAAGGTCATCGCCGAGGCCAACTCGATCAACGACCGCCCGGTCGTCATCGACTTCATCGTCCACGAGGA
- a CDS encoding EAL domain-containing protein, whose protein sequence is MGPAPALVPQVFLGLVCAGYGVGAATGWGSARLALFMGDFGLSAAALVAAVSCFLFARSADNRFRPAWLLFSASSLMAAGGNGVWGWYEVVREVPVPSPSLADVFFLCFAPPAIVGLLVLAKRPVTRAGWVCLVLDSWLIGGSLLTLSWSLALAHTAHMADVEGASVARAALSLAYPLLDIVLVSMVLALHFRRSNVNRAAVNTAIAALALTVLCDALFTSPLLRQTYHSGQLLDAGWFAGSLLLAYAPWGAGREGEAVSGDGQRSVSRPIAGSLAALTPYLAAAVCTLGILYNVIEGRRVDRVVVFTGCTVVLALVVRQGIMLVDNIALTQELAQKENHFRSLVQGSSDVIMIAAPTGILRYVSPAASGVYGREADDLIGAELASIIHPEDLGRVVHEVRRFLAAPPGEEPTTRIECRFRSGTGDWLNVESTVNRHQGGLILNSRDVTERVRLQAQLQHNAEHDPLTDLPNRALFTDRVRQGLGGRRAGDAGTAVLFIDLDGFKAANDRLGHQAGDELLIQAARRLQDSVRTGDTAARLGGDEFAALIVGDGGRDQTAREYQVHEIADRLRLTLSQPYRIGAGEVRVTASIGVAFAEPGITPNDLMRNADLAMYRAKAGGKDRVELYAPQMQAEVVRRTELAARLRTALRDGEFALLHQPVVHLATGTVAAVAAQARWRSAQGILFTPAEFLRVAEDSDRTAELGRWLLEEAVEQAADRSRAGHQVSVAVRLSARRLLDKGLPFGSVEALLTRYGLPSGALMIEVADSDPRVSFDELEQRLVALRRLGVRIALDGFGSGYAAINALRRLPIDVLKLDRGLVEGVVESARLHKITSGLLRIACDLGMQSVADGVDVPEQVLALRAMGCTHGQGMAFSGPLDEYRLRRALVRGEFPVPGSPAAQPVLAGGSIPLLTGSHAETPVPPT, encoded by the coding sequence ATGGGCCCGGCGCCCGCGCTGGTCCCGCAGGTCTTCCTCGGACTCGTCTGCGCCGGATACGGGGTGGGTGCCGCCACGGGCTGGGGATCGGCCCGACTCGCGCTGTTCATGGGGGACTTCGGGCTGAGCGCCGCCGCCCTGGTCGCCGCCGTCTCCTGCTTCCTGTTCGCCCGCTCCGCGGACAACAGGTTCCGGCCCGCCTGGCTGCTGTTCTCCGCCTCCTCGCTGATGGCCGCGGGGGGCAACGGGGTGTGGGGCTGGTACGAGGTCGTGCGGGAGGTCCCGGTGCCCAGCCCCTCCCTCGCCGACGTGTTCTTCCTCTGCTTCGCCCCGCCCGCCATCGTGGGCCTGCTCGTTCTCGCCAAGCGACCCGTCACCCGGGCCGGCTGGGTCTGTCTGGTCCTCGACTCCTGGCTGATCGGCGGATCGCTCCTCACGCTCTCCTGGAGCCTCGCCCTCGCCCACACCGCGCACATGGCGGACGTCGAGGGTGCCAGCGTCGCCCGCGCGGCCCTCTCGCTGGCCTATCCGCTGCTCGACATCGTGCTCGTCTCCATGGTCCTGGCGCTGCACTTCCGCCGCTCCAACGTCAACCGCGCCGCGGTGAACACCGCCATCGCCGCACTCGCCCTCACGGTCCTGTGCGACGCCCTGTTCACCTCGCCGCTGCTGCGCCAGACCTACCACTCCGGCCAGTTGCTCGACGCCGGCTGGTTCGCCGGGTCGCTGCTCCTCGCGTACGCCCCCTGGGGCGCCGGCCGGGAGGGGGAGGCCGTGAGCGGGGACGGGCAGCGGTCCGTGTCCCGCCCCATCGCCGGTTCGCTGGCCGCGCTGACGCCGTATCTCGCCGCCGCCGTCTGCACCCTGGGCATCCTCTACAACGTCATCGAGGGCCGCCGGGTGGACCGCGTCGTGGTCTTCACCGGGTGCACGGTGGTGCTCGCCCTGGTCGTCCGGCAGGGCATCATGCTCGTGGACAACATCGCCCTCACCCAGGAACTGGCGCAGAAGGAGAACCACTTCCGCTCCCTGGTGCAGGGCTCCAGCGACGTCATCATGATCGCCGCACCGACCGGCATACTCCGCTACGTCAGTCCCGCCGCCTCCGGTGTCTACGGGCGCGAGGCCGACGACCTCATCGGTGCCGAGCTCGCCTCCATCATCCATCCCGAGGACCTGGGGCGGGTGGTCCACGAAGTGCGGCGGTTCCTCGCCGCCCCGCCCGGCGAGGAACCCACCACCCGCATCGAGTGCCGCTTCCGCTCCGGCACCGGCGACTGGCTGAACGTCGAGTCCACCGTCAACCGCCACCAGGGCGGCCTGATCCTCAACAGCCGGGACGTGACCGAACGGGTCAGGCTCCAGGCCCAGTTGCAGCACAACGCGGAGCACGACCCGCTCACCGACCTGCCCAACCGGGCGCTGTTCACCGACCGGGTCCGCCAGGGGCTCGGCGGCCGCCGGGCGGGGGACGCGGGCACCGCCGTCCTCTTCATCGACCTCGACGGCTTCAAGGCGGCCAACGACCGCCTCGGCCACCAGGCCGGCGACGAACTCCTGATCCAGGCCGCCCGCCGCCTCCAGGACTCCGTGCGGACGGGGGACACGGCGGCCCGCCTCGGCGGGGACGAGTTCGCCGCCCTCATCGTCGGCGACGGCGGGCGCGACCAGACGGCCCGCGAGTACCAGGTCCACGAGATCGCCGACCGGCTGCGCCTCACGCTCTCCCAGCCCTACCGGATCGGCGCCGGCGAGGTCCGGGTCACCGCCTCCATCGGCGTCGCCTTCGCCGAGCCCGGCATCACCCCCAACGACCTCATGCGCAACGCCGACCTCGCCATGTACCGCGCCAAGGCGGGCGGCAAGGACCGCGTCGAGCTGTACGCCCCGCAGATGCAGGCCGAGGTGGTGCGCCGCACCGAGCTGGCGGCCCGGCTGCGCACCGCCCTGCGCGACGGCGAGTTCGCGCTGCTCCACCAGCCCGTGGTGCACCTGGCCACGGGCACCGTCGCCGCCGTCGCCGCACAGGCCCGGTGGCGCTCCGCGCAGGGCATCCTGTTCACACCCGCCGAATTCCTCCGCGTGGCCGAGGACAGCGACCGCACCGCGGAGCTGGGCCGCTGGCTCCTGGAAGAGGCCGTGGAGCAGGCCGCTGACCGGTCCAGGGCCGGTCATCAGGTCTCCGTCGCCGTCCGGCTCTCCGCTCGCCGGCTGCTCGACAAGGGCCTCCCGTTCGGCTCCGTCGAGGCCTTGCTGACCCGGTACGGGCTGCCGTCCGGGGCGCTGATGATCGAGGTCGCCGACAGCGACCCCCGGGTCTCCTTCGACGAGCTGGAGCAGCGCCTGGTCGCCCTGCGGAGGCTCGGTGTACGCATCGCGCTCGACGGCTTCGGCAGTGGGTACGCCGCGATCAACGCCCTGCGCCGGCTCCCCATCGACGTACTGAAACTGGACCGCGGACTGGTCGAGGGCGTCGTCGAGTCCGCCCGGCTGCACAAGATCACCAGCGGGCTGCTGCGGATCGCCTGCGATCTCGGCATGCAGTCCGTGGCCGACGGCGTCGACGTCCCGGAACAGGTCCTCGCGCTGCGCGCCATGGGCTGTACGCACGGCCAGGGCATGGCCTTCTCCGGGCCGCTGGACGAGTACCGGCTGCGCCGCGCCCTGGTCCGGGGCGAGTTCCCGGTGCCCGGTTCCCCGGCCGCTCAGCCGGTCCTGGCGGGCGGCTCGATTCCGCTGCTCACCGGATCACATGCTGAGACGCCCGTCCCACCCACTTGA
- a CDS encoding 2-hydroxyacid dehydrogenase codes for MTSTTHSATVPDVWLPIPADEIEGLPEGLNYRLWDGAQDYPADPAHCAFYVVPYMKGPRIAVRPLGDMSGVRVVQTLSAGIDHVEPGLGLLPAGVQLCNAKGVHEASTAELTLALILASLRGFPGFVHGQDKEEWRSGFYPALADKSVLIVGYGSIGSAIEDRLAPFECARVARVARSARTTARGPVHTLDDLPALLPEADIVILSTPLNPSTQGLVGADFLAAMPDGALLVNVARGGVVDTKALLSELESGRLRAALDVTDPEPLPSGHALWHAPNVLITPHVGGSTSAFLPRAKRLIAGQVSRFAAGEQVHNVVRTTG; via the coding sequence ATGACTTCCACCACGCATTCCGCCACGGTCCCCGACGTCTGGCTGCCCATTCCGGCCGACGAGATCGAGGGACTTCCCGAGGGCCTCAACTACCGTCTGTGGGACGGTGCCCAGGACTACCCCGCCGACCCCGCGCACTGCGCCTTCTACGTCGTCCCCTACATGAAGGGGCCCCGGATCGCGGTCCGTCCGCTCGGCGACATGAGCGGGGTCCGGGTCGTGCAGACGCTGTCCGCGGGCATCGACCACGTGGAGCCGGGGCTCGGCCTGCTGCCCGCGGGCGTGCAGTTGTGCAACGCCAAGGGGGTGCACGAGGCGTCCACCGCCGAGCTCACCCTCGCGCTGATCCTCGCCTCGCTGCGCGGCTTCCCCGGGTTCGTGCACGGCCAGGACAAGGAGGAGTGGCGGTCCGGCTTCTACCCGGCGCTCGCCGACAAGTCCGTGCTGATCGTCGGGTACGGATCGATCGGCTCGGCCATCGAGGACCGGCTCGCGCCCTTCGAGTGCGCGCGGGTGGCGCGCGTCGCGCGCTCCGCGCGGACAACCGCACGCGGCCCCGTACACACACTCGACGACCTGCCCGCGCTGCTGCCCGAGGCCGACATCGTCATTCTGTCCACCCCGCTGAACCCGTCCACGCAGGGGCTGGTCGGCGCGGACTTCCTCGCCGCGATGCCCGACGGGGCGCTGCTGGTGAACGTGGCCCGCGGCGGAGTCGTCGACACCAAGGCCCTGTTGTCCGAACTCGAGTCCGGCCGGCTGCGTGCCGCGCTCGATGTCACCGACCCGGAACCGCTCCCTTCCGGCCATGCCCTCTGGCATGCTCCGAACGTCCTGATCACCCCGCACGTCGGCGGCAGCACCTCGGCGTTCCTGCCGCGCGCCAAGCGTCTGATCGCCGGACAGGTCAGCCGTTTCGCCGCGGGGGAGCAGGTGCACAACGTCGTTCGCACCACCGGCTGA
- a CDS encoding aldo/keto reductase, whose product MGAVGLGCMPMSWAYSASRQRGDGALRAVHAALDAGVDLLDTADMYGPFTNELLVGRALKGRREQAFLSTKCGLLVGDQHIVANGRPGYVRRACDASLRRLQTDVIDLYQLHRADPEVPVEETWGAMAELVNAGKVRALGLCAVGARAARRPGARMHDETIRQLERVQQVFPVSAVQAELSVWSPQALEELVPWCTARGVGVLAAMPLGSGYLTGTLTPGQGFEPADLRARHPRFTAEMMAANQPVVVGLRRIAERHGATPAQVALAWVLRQGPQVVPVPGTKQERWAVENAGAAALALTPQDLAEIDRLPAARESWD is encoded by the coding sequence GTGGGTGCGGTCGGTCTCGGCTGCATGCCGATGAGCTGGGCGTACAGCGCCTCGCGGCAGCGTGGTGACGGTGCGCTGCGCGCGGTGCACGCGGCGCTCGACGCGGGCGTCGACCTGCTGGACACGGCCGACATGTACGGCCCGTTCACCAATGAGCTGCTGGTGGGCCGGGCTCTGAAGGGGCGCCGGGAGCAGGCCTTCCTGTCCACCAAGTGCGGTCTGCTGGTGGGCGATCAGCACATCGTGGCCAACGGCCGCCCCGGCTATGTGCGACGGGCCTGCGACGCCTCGCTGCGGCGGCTGCAGACCGATGTGATCGATCTGTACCAGCTCCACCGGGCCGACCCCGAGGTGCCCGTCGAGGAGACGTGGGGCGCGATGGCCGAGCTGGTGAACGCGGGCAAGGTGCGGGCGCTCGGGCTGTGTGCGGTCGGTGCCAGGGCCGCTCGCCGGCCGGGGGCCCGGATGCACGACGAAACGATCCGGCAGCTGGAGCGGGTCCAGCAGGTCTTCCCGGTGAGCGCGGTGCAGGCGGAGCTCTCCGTGTGGTCGCCGCAGGCGCTGGAGGAGCTCGTTCCGTGGTGTACGGCGCGCGGGGTCGGGGTGCTGGCGGCGATGCCGCTGGGCAGCGGCTATCTGACGGGGACGCTCACTCCGGGGCAGGGATTCGAGCCGGCGGACCTGCGGGCCAGGCATCCGCGGTTCACCGCCGAGATGATGGCGGCGAACCAGCCGGTGGTGGTGGGGCTGCGGCGGATCGCCGAGCGGCACGGGGCGACGCCCGCACAGGTGGCGCTGGCCTGGGTGCTGCGGCAGGGGCCCCAGGTGGTTCCGGTGCCGGGGACCAAGCAGGAGCGCTGGGCGGTCGAGAACGCGGGAGCCGCCGCGCTGGCGCTGACGCCGCAGGACCTCGCGGAGATCGACCGGCTGCCGGCCGCGCGGGAGTCGTGGGACTGA
- a CDS encoding PQQ-dependent sugar dehydrogenase — translation MAVLAAGALMLTAGCSSQEGAESTAGQGARSPSGSPRTTGPAGSPSAPASRPAADLPPAKGTVKVVSTLTEGLNSPWGLAELPDGDLLVGSRDKGTITRIDAKSGKKTLLGTVPGVAPAGEGGLLGIAVSPTFGTDHLVYAYFTTASDNRIARMLYDEDGTTPGQLLGAPDTILRGIPKGSIHNGGRIAFGPDHMLYAGTGETGDDGLAQDKKSLAGKILRMTPDGEPLHGNPQADSVVYSYGHRNVQGLAWDGHKQLWAAEFGQDTWDELNRIVPGGNYGWPEAEGKAGEAGFRDPVAQWKTSEASPSGIAFVKGSIWMAGLRGERLWRIPLSGTEDKEPLAAPQSFLEGKYGRLRTVLAAGGNRLWLVTNETDGRGSPKPGDDRILVAEVS, via the coding sequence GTGGCCGTGCTGGCGGCCGGCGCCCTGATGCTCACCGCGGGATGCTCCTCGCAGGAGGGTGCGGAGAGCACGGCGGGCCAGGGGGCGAGATCCCCGTCCGGCTCCCCGAGGACGACGGGCCCGGCCGGCTCGCCGTCCGCCCCGGCCTCGCGTCCCGCGGCGGACCTGCCGCCCGCGAAGGGCACGGTGAAGGTGGTGTCGACCCTCACGGAGGGCCTGAACTCCCCTTGGGGGCTCGCGGAGCTGCCGGACGGCGACCTGCTGGTGGGCTCGCGCGACAAGGGGACGATCACCCGGATCGACGCGAAGAGCGGGAAGAAGACCCTCCTGGGCACCGTGCCGGGGGTGGCCCCGGCCGGCGAGGGCGGCCTGCTGGGCATCGCGGTCTCCCCCACCTTCGGCACGGACCACCTGGTGTACGCGTACTTCACCACCGCTTCGGACAACCGCATCGCCCGCATGCTGTACGACGAGGACGGGACGACCCCCGGACAGCTGCTGGGCGCCCCGGACACGATCCTGCGGGGCATCCCGAAGGGCTCCATCCACAACGGCGGACGGATCGCCTTCGGCCCGGACCACATGCTGTACGCGGGCACGGGCGAGACCGGGGACGACGGTCTGGCGCAGGACAAGAAGTCACTGGCCGGCAAGATCCTCCGGATGACCCCGGACGGCGAGCCGCTGCACGGCAATCCGCAGGCCGATTCCGTGGTGTATTCGTACGGTCACCGCAATGTGCAGGGCCTCGCCTGGGACGGGCACAAGCAGCTCTGGGCGGCAGAATTCGGCCAGGACACCTGGGACGAGCTGAACCGGATCGTGCCGGGCGGCAACTACGGCTGGCCGGAGGCCGAGGGCAAGGCCGGCGAGGCGGGGTTCCGTGATCCCGTGGCACAGTGGAAGACGTCCGAGGCGTCCCCGAGCGGCATCGCCTTCGTCAAGGGTTCGATCTGGATGGCCGGTCTGCGGGGTGAGCGGCTCTGGCGGATCCCGCTGTCCGGTACGGAGGACAAGGAACCTCTGGCGGCCCCCCAGTCGTTCCTGGAGGGGAAGTACGGCCGTCTGCGCACCGTGCTCGCGGCGGGCGGCAACAGACTCTGGCTCGTGACGAACGAGACGGACGGCCGCGGCTCACCGAAGCCGGGAGACGACAGGATCCTGGTGGCCGAGGTGAGCTAG
- a CDS encoding DUF6191 domain-containing protein — protein MFNFFEELFAPGRKHTAEEQKRLELTRVDLGVGDPARGPIDLTSGKVVVRRRDGGGDDGDGDGGDSEDTGADGA, from the coding sequence GTGTTCAATTTCTTCGAGGAACTCTTCGCACCCGGCCGCAAGCACACCGCCGAGGAGCAGAAGCGGCTGGAGCTGACCCGGGTGGACCTCGGTGTCGGGGACCCGGCGCGCGGCCCGATAGACCTCACATCGGGCAAGGTCGTGGTCCGCCGTCGCGACGGGGGCGGCGACGACGGTGACGGTGACGGCGGCGACTCCGAGGACACCGGGGCCGACGGGGCGTGA